The Anolis carolinensis isolate JA03-04 chromosome 2, rAnoCar3.1.pri, whole genome shotgun sequence genome has a window encoding:
- the LOC100558620 gene encoding T cell receptor alpha chain MC.7.G5 has translation MSSPTILLCLLLALSIRGGSFQPVPAQPSQASFAEGATAILNCPLEKGKIQDYHVFWFQQKPSAAPAWVLKHANDNRIDRGSQFDTRFVPIRDAGANAYVLQIQGVRTEDSAMYWCVAEGNYFSTFVSGSGTQLSIRGGASVKAPASVTLLSDVSQTSNAPTVHALCAVEQFYPGILEMKWSVAGKEITEGVTPGQVILNKDGSYSARSILNISRDLLNSGKPVKCIIRHESSGAEHEQSLEQCQGV, from the exons GTGGCTCTTTCCAACCTGTTCCTGCCCAGCCGTCACAAGCCTCATTTGCTGAGGGGGCAACTGCCATCCTAAATTGCCCACTGGAGAAGGGCAAGATCCAAGACTACCATGTTTTCTGGTTCCAGCAAAAGCCCTCCGCTGCACCAGCTTGGGTGCTGAAACATGCCAATGACAATAGGATAGATCGAGGCTCTCAGTTTGACACTCGCTTTGTGCCCATCCGAGATGCTGGTGCCAATGCCTACGTGCTGCAGATCCAGGGAGTGCGCACAGAAGACAGTGCAATGTACTGGTGCGTAGCTGAAGGGAACTATTTCAGTACTTTCGTCTCAGGGAGTGGGACACAGCTCAGCATCAGAGGAG GAGCATCGGTAAAGGCACCGGCATCAGTCACCCTCTTGTCCGATGTTTCCCAAACATCCAATGCTCCTACGGTCCATGCCTTGTGCGCAGTTGAGCAATTCTACCCAGGGATCCTGGAGATGAAATGGAGCGTGGCTGGAAAAGAGATCACTGAAGGAGTGACCCCTGGCCAAGTGATCTTGAACAAGGATGGCTCTTACAGCGCCCGCAGTATCCTGAACATCTCCCGAGACCTCCTCAACTCTGGAAAACCTGTCAAGTGCATCATACGCCATGAATCCTCAGGTGCGGAGCATGAACAGAGCCTGGAACAATGCCAGGGAGTGTAA